In one window of Drosophila mauritiana strain mau12 chromosome X, ASM438214v1, whole genome shotgun sequence DNA:
- the LOC117146770 gene encoding inositol-trisphosphate 3-kinase B isoform X5, whose amino-acid sequence MALYPSSSRPRTLMEQLLARKIEAAAAAGGAPSTATATPTASGSATPTPSPTSSNPPAVGGMAALPMPLTLGLGLGLGMGVVSRLRRTDSLDSTSSLGSLAFGEDVCRCDDCLLGIVDLYVISAAEAAKKKSSGWRKIRNIVQWTPFFQTYKKQRYPWVQLAGHQGNFKAGPEPGTVLKKLCPKEEECFQILMHDLLRPYVPVYKGQVTSEDGELYLQLQDLLSDYVQPCVMDCKVGVRTYLEEELSKAKEKPKLRKDMYDKMIQIDSHAPTAEEHAAKAVTKPRYMVWRETISSTATLGFRIEGIKKSDGTSSKDFKTTKSREQIKLAFLEFLSGHPHILPRYIQRLRAIRATLAVSEFFQTHEVIGSSLLFVHDQTHASIWLIDFAKTVELPPQLRIDHYSAWKVGNHEDGYLIGINNLIDIFVELQASMEAEAHAQAQAEAIQSPVSGGDPSQETGEESKP is encoded by the exons ATGGCCctgtatccatcctcttcgcgGCCGCGGACGCTCATGGAGCAGCTGCTGGCCCGCAAGATTGAGGCGGCTGCCGCAGCGGGCGGCGCTCCCTCCACCGCTACCGCAACTCCTACCGCTTCCGgctcggccacgcccacgccctcGCCCACATCAAGCAATCCGCCAGCGGTCGGCGGCATGGCCGCCCTGCCCATGCCACTGACCCTGGGCCTGGGCTTGGGCCTGGGCATGGGCGTGGTTAGCCGCCTGCGACGCACCGACTCCTTGGACTCCACCAGCAGCCTGGGCTCGCTGGCCTTCGGCGAGGACGTGTGCCGCTGCGACGACTGCCTCCTGGGCATCGTTGATCTCTACGTGATTAGTGCCGCCGAGGCGGCGAAGAAGAAG AGCTCCGGCTGGCGGAAGATCCGCAACATCGTCCAGTGGACGCCCTTCTTCCAGACGTACAAGAAGCAGCGCTATCCATGGGTCCAACTGGCCGGGCACCAGGGCAACTTCAAGGCGGGTCCCGAGCCGGGCACCGTGCTCAAGAAGCTCTGTcccaaggaggaggagtgcttCCAGATTCTCATGCACGATCTGCTTCGGCCCTATGTGCCCGTTTACAAGGGTCAGGTGACCAGCGAGGATGGCGAAC TCTACCTACAGCTGCAGGATCTGCTTAGCGACTATGTGCAGCCGTGCGTGATGGACTGCAAGGTGGGTGTGCGCACCTATCTGGAGGAGGAGCTGTCCAAGGCCAAGGAGAAGCCCAAGCTGCGCAAGGACATGTACGACAAGATGATCCAGATCgacagccacgcccccaccgCCGAGGAGCACGCGGCCAAGGCGGTGACCAAGCCACGTTACATGGTCTGGCGGGAGACCATCTCCAGCACGGCCACGCTGGGATTCCGCATCGAG GGCATCAAGAAGAGCGATGGCACCAGTTCCAAAGATTTCAAAACGACGAAGTCACGCGAACAAATCAAGTTGGCCTTTCTCGAGTTCCTCAGCGGTCACCCACATATTTTG CCCCGCTACATACAGCGTTTGCGAGCCATAAGGGCCACCCTGGCGGTATCGGAGTTCTTCCAGACCCACGAGGTCATCGGCAGCTCCCTGCTCTTCGTCCACGACCAGACCCACGCCAGCATATGGCTAATTGACTTCGCCAAGACGGTGGAGCTGCCGCCGCAGCTGCGGATCGATCACTACTCCGCCTGGAAGGTGGGCAACCACGAGGATGGCTATCTCATCGGTATCAACAATCTCATTGATATCTTTGTGGAGCTGCAGGCATCCATGGAGGCGGAGGCGCATGCGCAAGCGCAGGCGGAGGCCATTCAGTCACCCGTTTCTGGCGGAGATCCATCACAGGAGACGGGTGAAGAAAGCAAACCCTAA
- the LOC117146770 gene encoding inositol-trisphosphate 3-kinase A isoform X2: MSVCALSQPQPPNTPNQNQKQKNGPARLPALATGNGSASASGITLNGKAKGSVTPPTPPPSPQVRIYEDFDRMSAKEVYYNEAGKKVTVKLLHFPDVPPEEISKLKFDDDDDDDDEEEEDGNGDENENGDDDDGEDKGEEADEDSDSGRRPTSADSEDAGQKSETSGGASNATALPSSSKKIFRRKLSGNNMQPRKCSLAFAQAHGIRQRAEKKLSMPTISITANSGEHVAHNCGLRLNLGRKLSQQHSLPLGSPTSPASPTSPPGPRRSHSPLGQSLCPGYIQYSKSLLEVPMPRDYGYASSDDLSSEWDSDVSTSAAGSATGSGSGAASQATTGKKSSGWRKIRNIVQWTPFFQTYKKQRYPWVQLAGHQGNFKAGPEPGTVLKKLCPKEEECFQILMHDLLRPYVPVYKGQVTSEDGELYLQLQDLLSDYVQPCVMDCKVGVRTYLEEELSKAKEKPKLRKDMYDKMIQIDSHAPTAEEHAAKAVTKPRYMVWRETISSTATLGFRIEGIKKSDGTSSKDFKTTKSREQIKLAFLEFLSGHPHILPRYIQRLRAIRATLAVSEFFQTHEVIGSSLLFVHDQTHASIWLIDFAKTVELPPQLRIDHYSAWKVGNHEDGYLIGINNLIDIFVELQASMEAEAHAQAQAEAIQSPVSGGDPSQETGEESKP; the protein is encoded by the exons ATGTCCGTGTGCGCCCTCAGCCAGCCACAGCCGCCGAATACAcccaatcagaatcagaaGCAGAAGAACGGGCCAGCGAGATTACCGGCCTTGgcaaccggaaacggaagtgcaaGTGCAAGTGGCATAACACTGAACGGCAAGGCCAAGGGCTCCGTAACGCCACCGACGCCGCCGCCCTCGCCGCAGGTACGGATCTACGAGGACTTCGACAGGATGAGCGCCAAGGAGGTGTACTACAATGAGGCGGGCAAGAAGGTGACCGTGAAGCTGCTGCACTTCCCCGACGTTCCGCCCGAGGAGATATCCAAATTGAAATtcgacgatgacgatgacgacgacgatgaagaggaggaggatggAAATGGAgacgaaaacgaaaatggtgacgatgacgatggcgAAGACAAGGGCGAGGAGGCCGATGAGGATAGCGATTCCGGACGCAGACCGACATCGGCGGACAGCGAGGATGCGGGCCAGAAGTCGGAGACAAGTGGCGGTGCCAGCAATGCCACCGCTTTGCCCAGTTCCTCCAAGAAGATCTTTCGCCGCAAGCTATCCGGCAACAATATGCAGCCACGGAAATGCAGCTTGGCCTTCGCCCAGGCCCATGGGATTCGCCAGCGGGCGGAGAAGAAGCTATCGATGCCGACCATTAGCATTACGGCCAATTCGGGCGAGCATGTGGCCCACAATTGTGGCCTGCGCTTGAACTTGGGCCGCAAGCTGTCGCAACAGCATTCGCTGCCCCTGGGCTCACCCACCTCGCCCGCATCGCCAACGAGTCCTCCGGGACCACGACGATCGCATTCGCCGCTGGGCCAAAGTCTGTGTCCCGGCTACATCCAGTACTCCAAGTCGCTGCTGGAGGTGCCCATGCCACGGGACTACGGCTATGCCAGCAGCGATGATCTCAGCTCCGAGTGGGACTCGGATGTGTCCACCTCAGCGGCCGGCTCGGCaacgggatcgggatcgggtgCCGCATCCCAAGCCACCACCGGCAAGAAG AGCTCCGGCTGGCGGAAGATCCGCAACATCGTCCAGTGGACGCCCTTCTTCCAGACGTACAAGAAGCAGCGCTATCCATGGGTCCAACTGGCCGGGCACCAGGGCAACTTCAAGGCGGGTCCCGAGCCGGGCACCGTGCTCAAGAAGCTCTGTcccaaggaggaggagtgcttCCAGATTCTCATGCACGATCTGCTTCGGCCCTATGTGCCCGTTTACAAGGGTCAGGTGACCAGCGAGGATGGCGAAC TCTACCTACAGCTGCAGGATCTGCTTAGCGACTATGTGCAGCCGTGCGTGATGGACTGCAAGGTGGGTGTGCGCACCTATCTGGAGGAGGAGCTGTCCAAGGCCAAGGAGAAGCCCAAGCTGCGCAAGGACATGTACGACAAGATGATCCAGATCgacagccacgcccccaccgCCGAGGAGCACGCGGCCAAGGCGGTGACCAAGCCACGTTACATGGTCTGGCGGGAGACCATCTCCAGCACGGCCACGCTGGGATTCCGCATCGAG GGCATCAAGAAGAGCGATGGCACCAGTTCCAAAGATTTCAAAACGACGAAGTCACGCGAACAAATCAAGTTGGCCTTTCTCGAGTTCCTCAGCGGTCACCCACATATTTTG CCCCGCTACATACAGCGTTTGCGAGCCATAAGGGCCACCCTGGCGGTATCGGAGTTCTTCCAGACCCACGAGGTCATCGGCAGCTCCCTGCTCTTCGTCCACGACCAGACCCACGCCAGCATATGGCTAATTGACTTCGCCAAGACGGTGGAGCTGCCGCCGCAGCTGCGGATCGATCACTACTCCGCCTGGAAGGTGGGCAACCACGAGGATGGCTATCTCATCGGTATCAACAATCTCATTGATATCTTTGTGGAGCTGCAGGCATCCATGGAGGCGGAGGCGCATGCGCAAGCGCAGGCGGAGGCCATTCAGTCACCCGTTTCTGGCGGAGATCCATCACAGGAGACGGGTGAAGAAAGCAAACCCTAA
- the LOC117146774 gene encoding peroxiredoxin 1, giving the protein MPQLQKPAPAFAGTAVVNGVFKDIKLSDYKGKYLVLFFYPLDFTFVCPTEIIAFSESAAEFRKINCEVIGCSTDSQFTHLAWINTPRKQGGLGSMDIPLLADKSMKVARDYGVLDEETGIPFRGLFIIDDKQNLRQITVNDLPVGRSVEETLRLVQAFQYTDKYGEVCPANWKPGQKTMVADPTKSKEYFETTS; this is encoded by the coding sequence ATGCCCCAGCTGCAGAAGCCCGCTCCCGCATTCGCCGGCACCGCCGTCGTCAACGGTGTGTTCAAGGACATCAAGCTGAGCGACTACAAGGGCAAGTACCTGGTGCTGTTCTTCTACCCGCTGGACTTCACCTTCGTGTGCCCCACCGAGATCATTGCGTTCTCGGAGAGCGCCGCCGAGTTCCGCAAGATCAATTGCGAGGTGATCGGTTGCTCCACGGACAGCCAGTTCACCCACTTGGCTTGGATCAACACGCCGAGGAAGCAGGGCGGTCTGGGCAGCATGGACATTCCACTGCTGGCCGACAAGTCGATGAAGGTGGCCCGCGACTACGGAGTGCTCGATGAGGAGACCGGCATCCCCTTCCGCGGCCTGTTCATCATCGATGACAAGCAGAACTTGCGCCAGATCACCGTCAACGATCTGCCCGTGGGTCGCAGTGTGGAGGAGACCCTGCGTCTCGTCCAGGCCTTCCAGTACACCGACAAGTACGGCGAGGTCTGCCCCGCCAACTGGAAGCCCGGCCAGAAGACCATGGTGGCCGATCCCACCAAGTCCAAGGAGTACTTCGAGACCACCTCCTAA
- the LOC117147884 gene encoding 40S ribosomal protein S15Aa, translating into MVRMNVLADALKCINNAEKRGKRQVLLRPCSKVIIKFLTVMMKHGYIGEFEIVDDHRSGKIVVNLTGRLNKCGVISPRFDVPINDIEKWTNNLLPSRQFGYVVLTTSGGIMDHEEARRKHLGGKILGFFF; encoded by the coding sequence ATGGTGCGTATGAACGTATTGGCCGATGCCCTCAAGTGCATAAACAACGCCGAGAAGCGTGGCAAGCGGCAGGTGCTGCTGCGTCCCTGCTCCAAGGTGATCATCAAGTTCCTGACCGTGATGATGAAGCATGGCTATATCGGCGAATTCGAGATCGTCGACGATCACCGTTCCGGCAAGATCGTTGTCAACCTAACCGGTCGGCTGAACAAGTGCGGCGTCATCTCGCCCCGCTTCGATGTGCCCATCAACGACATCGAGAAGTGGACCAACAATCTGCTGCCCTCCCGTCAGTTTGGCTACGTTGTCCTCACCACCTCTGGCGGCATCATGGACCACGAGGAGGCCAGGAGAAAACATTTGGGAGGCAAGATTCTCGGCTTCTTCTTCTAG
- the LOC117147874 gene encoding nuclear speckle splicing regulatory protein 1: MSKQYGLILPGQQKKVPLKRAERPSIFDENSESESDDDQHAPQLQPRAGGVSMGPSLMERRVARRQQEKALAEDPTIFQYDELYDDMDSKREEAKQTKSQEPRKPKYIGRLMEHAERRKLEKELRIERQVQKDREAEGEMYKDKDTYVTATYRKKLESIRQMQEQEQRDEYLEAIGDVTKQKDLDGFYRHLYEQKMGGPAQKDVVKPKTAPTTDEVAYKPIKAEAVKHRSYRRRRPSEDEEEQTKSKSDVGSEATKSTDQTEGIPAQAHLTNNIDADSDFSIDDSSDEEDEKENEKEKNKLSQVRKEDKDKAPESSEPAKPKEPVASQQSPTKKEDSNAEVDEKDLPVPKVTKPPVDRTLFWRKRTVGEVLAAALTRYEERKRARLE; the protein is encoded by the exons atgtcAAAACA ATATGGCCTTATTTTACCCGGCCAACAGAAGAAAGTACCTCTAAAACGAGCCGAAAGGCCCTCGATTTTCGACGAGAACAGCGAGTCCGAGAGCGATGACGACCAACATGCTCCGCAATTGCAGCCAAGAGCCGGCGGCGTATCCATGGGTCCCAGTCTAATGGAGCGCCGCGTGGCCCGCCGGCAGCAGGAGAAGGCCCTGGCCGAGGATCCAACCATATTCCAGTACGACGAGCTGTACGACGACATGGACAGCAAACGCGAGGAGGCCAAGCAAACGAAGAGCCAGGAGCCGCGGAAACCCAAGTACATTGGCCGGCTGATGGAGCATGCCGAGCGCAGGAAGCTGGAGAAGGAGCTGCGCATCGAACGGCAGGTGCAGAAGGATCGCGAAGCCGAGGGCGAGATGTACAAGGACAAGGACACCTACGTGACTGCCACCTACCGCAAGAAGCTCGAGTCCATACGCCAGatgcaggagcaggagcagcgtGATGAGTACCTCGAGGCCATTGGCGATGTGACCAAGCAGAAGGATCTGGACGGCTTCTATCGCCATCTATACGAACAGAAGATGGGCGGTCCCGCCCAGAAGGATGTCGTCAAGCCAAAGACGGCGCCCACCACCGACGAGGTGGCGTACAAGCCCATTAAGGCAGAGGCTGTCAAGCATCGAAGCTATCGGCGACGTCGCCCCtccgaggacgaggaggagcagACCAAGAGCAAGTCAGACGTAGGCTCGGAGGCCACGAAGTCAACGGATCAAACGGAAGGCATACCAGCACAGGCACATTTGACCAACAACATTGATGCCGATTCCGATTTTAGCATAGACGACTCCAGCGATGAAGAAGACGAGAAGGAGAATGAGAAGGAAAAGAATAAGCTGTCCCAGGTCAGAAAGGAGGATAAGGACAAGGCTCCGGAAAGTTCAGAGCCCGCTAAACCCAAAGAACCCGTGGCATCGCAACAATCCCCCACCAAAAAGGAAGATTCCAATGCCGAAGTGGACGAGAAGGATCTACCCGTGCCGAAAGTCACCAAACCGCCTGTGGACCGCACACTCTTCTGGCGCAAGAGGACCGTGGGCGAGGTCCTAGCGGCAGCCTTGACTCGCTACGAGGAACGCAAGCGAGCGCGCCTGGAGTAA